The Scomber japonicus isolate fScoJap1 chromosome 12, fScoJap1.pri, whole genome shotgun sequence sequence ttttcttcccatccacttcaaattcacacagagtcatcttgagacattggagatgaaaagttatcaaaaggtttttccccccgtcattcctggttgccgtggtgatgcggcgaatttcgatgcttcgccatgaaatttcaaaccctcataacttgactccacatggtctgagcttttccaaatttcagatgcctgttcagggtcctgctctgaacacatgtacagtctcatatttagtgacagtcatagcgccccctactggcaacaggaagtcacttgcttcattctttcactaattactcccataatcttcatcccatccacttcaaattcacacaggatcatcttgagatattggagatgaaaagttatcaaaagctttttccctcgtcattcctggttgccgtggtgacgtggcgaatttcgatccttcgccatgaaaattcaaaccctcataacttgactccacatggtctgagcttttccaaatttaatatgcttgtacagtgtcctcgtctgaacacatgtacagtctcatatttagtgacagtcatagcgccccctactggcaacaggaagtcacttgcttcattctttcactaattactcccataatcttaagtatttacacctgaaattgactcagctgagacataagaccttggtgatgctacattctgcaactcgtgacccatcatcaaatactgttgccatgacaacgcattcaacgccatgaaatacgattacagttttcagaggcaaaggatgcatccacggtaacgaaactcaacacacacatctggagtggggtcatttcacatcctatatacttcaatgggatggacgtgactaaatggctcaatagcgcccccttgaatatttcataattgaacctcagacttcccgattgacatagaagaatgaaattcggtaggtttatgtatcatctccagacgcacaaaaacgccatttggacccataccctaagtccaacaggaagtcggccatcttgggaaaaatgctcaattttggtgagttttgtggtcatttccaggcctcatatttgaacgcactagtcctagagacttcatcccatccacttcaaattcacacagagtcagcatgagacattggagatgacgccagttatcaaaagcttttttatgacttcttcctgttgggcgtggctgtgcaaacaatttccatgcttcgccatgaagcaggaagtccttataactcctacagacattgtcccacctacaccaaattgctcacgcatgtagagggtcccgccctgaacacatctatgcatcaatactgcttcatatacacagcgccacctactggacacaggaagtcagcctcatatgacaaacattatccgatttacatgaaatttacaggatgtgttctctacatcatacactgcaacatgacatgtaattggtgggtgatctctagcgccacctagtggacacatgcaatgtgacttagccccatcacacaacattcattacaagcccgggtgccaagacgtctacgtacccgctgtgtctgcatgtgactgcagcacgcaccggcatgcgcgtacaaggcggtgcatgggggcgcgagggcccgttcatcactgcttgcagttttaattgaaTGTATTATTGTACCAGAGGATGCATTTGAAATACTAATGTGTTTAGAATTCCATGTTTAAGTTTCTATGTTGcagtaaaaaattaaatttgacATATATATTTAGTGCTTTATATGGGAAGATCAAGGAAACATCAGTCTTAAGTTCAAGTAGAGATGTATGTAACATGATATTTAAACAGAGACCCTCTGGACAGATAGGTACCTGCATGCACTGCCCATCTGTATCATCTTGATGACATCCTCTGCTTTGGTCACATACACCTCCTCCAGGCCAACCACATTCACCTGCTGTCGGTCGTCCTCTAGAACACGGAGCTTTGCCTTCTTGTTCAGTAGGTCATACACCTAAAAATCAACAAGCAAATTTCACTTGAGGGGTAACTTAGCATTAGCTGACTGATCTTCAGTTggatatttttaataaatgtgtttcttggaAGTGATAGAAGACATTCTTACTTTGCCATTGTAAATCTCAAAGAAGCTGACGAAGGCAGAAAGATCCAGGCTAGCATACCTCCTGTGATTGATATTGGTGAAAACATCCTGGGCTAAAAGCAAAATGAAGCCATTATTCAAACTGAAGTTCTAATGTAAATTTACTGAATGTTTGTGTAGTCTTATGAAAAATGCTATGGATTTTAATTGGGTCTCCTATCCTGAGTTAGTGGGGAACAAATACAAActagaaagctgcaagcagctgTAATGGGCCATCGCTCCCCTGCCCTGCCCCGCCCCCAAACATTGAAATGTGCTGTACGTGCATGCGTGGTGCAGGCTGCAGTTGCATGGCGGGCACAGCGGGCATGTACATGTGTTGGCACCCAGGCttttaatgaacattgtgtgatgggttAACTAACACTGCCTGTGTCCACTAGAGATCATCCACCACTGTAGTGTATGGTGTGGAGAACACACGCGGTAAATTTCATGTGAAGCAAATAATGTTTGTCATACAAGAcagacttcctgtgtccagtaggtgatGCTATTGATAtgacagtattgatgcatagaatAGTGCCTGTTTTGATTTATTCTTGTTTAATAAACCAAATGAGAAAAGCTAGGATAAACTATTTCCTTATCCTTGAAGTACATAAAGAGTCATTGCAGATGTCTTGGGTCCTACCTGCCAAGGCGTAGATTCCTTTGGCGCTGTTCTGCTGCTTCCCTGTGAAATCACCTCCCATGGTCTAGACAGAAAATGAGTCACAGAGTGAAAAAACAAACGACAACAAAGACAATTCAACACAACAAAGCAAGGAGAGTCACTTACATGAGTCTTTCCACTTCCAGTCTGGCCATAGGCAAAACATGTTGCCATGCTGCCTTCAAAAATGGACTGGACCAAAGGTTTAGCTGTGAACCTGAGGACAATAATAGTGTGAATGAAAAATACACCGTTTGTCTAGTGGTGACCAACATAACTGAACAGATACCAGTGTATAAAATGCTGCTACTCAACACTTTCCTATAAAGTTATTTACAGTTTGTGGGAGAAACAATGTCTAGACTGATGGCAATGTGACAGCCTTTAAAACCCATCCTCAAGGAAGAAATTCTCAGAAAACTGAAGTGAATACTTGCACTCTAACATATTGATGTTGTTGCTTAATATAAGAGTAAATTGGGTCATTACTTGTAGACCTGGTCATTGGTGGCGTTCTCATTAAAGGAGTAGTCAAACTGGAAGATTTGGTTGTCCAAGTATTTGGTGAGGTCCACCTTTTGTTTTGGCTCATGGACCAGCAGAGCACCTTTCCCAGGTACAGAGACCACATCTATCTCCTTTTTTGTAAACTCTAGAATAAACAAGGACACAAAATTTTGCATGACACTTTACAAAAAACTTACACCGGCTGCTACTGTTGGGCAAGAATGCATCTATTACACCTTTCTTTTCAGATAATGTATACAAAATGTTGCATATTATTGTCTTACCTTGCTTGTTAAGGGGTCGtttacgaacacacacacaaatccttTGAGGTTcaatctgtaaaaacacaagatataagaaaagaagaagcataTACTGCATGCTAGCATATGGCTTTATACATGGTAGATTATTCTTCAGTCTAAACTTACAATGTCAGAAGTTGATATAGGAGTTATTTCCAAGGTCTCTCTGAACTCTTGAATCATATCATAAAACTTCTGGTTTGGTCGTGAAGGTTCTCCAtactgaaaggaaggaaatgtaaataaaatgtgagaTGGAACTTCTTTTATGTCTTGAAGTGCTAACCAAGCCACtattaaaaaaacccagaaagagtagaatgaataaaaacatcacaCCTTTCCCTTCTTGGTCTGCATGTCGGAGGGTTTAACAACACATGACAGCCTCTTGTTGCCTTTATTGAACTCTTGGGGAGCGACAGATTTTCTTCTGCCTGGGGTGTATGGAGAGGATGTACACAGACACATTAATACATGCAGAATACttcattcaatcattttaaactaaattattataaagTTAACACCTCCCAACTTCATTATGCACCCACAGCTCTCATTTCCAACAGAATATGGAATTCATAAGATCAATGTGtgaaaaaattattattatttgtagcAGAGAAATAAAGTATTTAATAGGAAaaagattacaaaaaaaaaaagtgacaggaaatgagaaagaaggTCAGGCTCTAACCAAAAATGTTGAGGTTCATGGTCACCTTACTATGGCTACGTGTCACTGTAAGATCCATTACTGATCTTTACCTGCAAAAGGAGGGATCCTTTCAGGTTCATCATTTTCCTTTATGGCCTCACGGGCAAAGGGCAGTGACGGTGCTGGTTTGGCCGCATTCTTTCTACGCTGCTGATTGGAACTCGCTAGATAAGGCAGGAGAATGCACTTGAGTTTATGATGACACAAATGTGTGGCTTGTATCCGTTTGTCTGTTCCTGTGGAAAATGTACTAGTTTGTGAAAATAATGACTCTTTAAGAAGATCACTACCTACCCGAGCTTGTGAGAACTGATGGAGGTGGGAGATTAGGCTGGATTGTCTCTAGATTTGCCACAGAGGTCTCAGATTTTGTAACTGGTGCTGGAACAGGGGCAGGAGCCTGGAACATACATGTCTGCCTGACCTGAGACCGAGTGATGGCTGAAAGTAACACAAATCAAAGTCAAAGAGCTGCAGTAATAGTGTTTGTGTCTCAACGGaagtattaataaaaaaaaaaaaggtaaactaTGCAGGATcatctaaataaaaacaaaataaataatcccTCTCAATCATCACACTAGAAGTGTATGGTGGTGTATTCATCTGCAGAGACCCTGCCCTCTGcctctgttttattatttttttgctaCAGGTTATATCACTGTCTCCAGACCTCTTCTCTGCTCTACCCTTTGTCTCGGTGTCATGGACGTATAAaggctgcaggtctgtgtgtctgcttgtgctacacacatgcagagcagagaggccacagtGGACATATTTATGTTTGCTTTAAAAGGTAACAGCCAGGAGACCGTTGTTCTCAACAGCTCTGCTCACTCTCTatctcactgctgctctctctctcgctcgggGAGGAGGGGCCAACTTTGAAAGCTATTTTTACAAACACCAACtgacaaatcctgcatagtatgtTTTAAAGTATTGCtagttttcttttcacaaaAGTTTGAAAGTAATCCAAACCCCAgcacaataagaaaaaagactTCAGACACCCAGAGTGGAAGATAAGTGATTAACACAAATACAGCAAAGTGGAACAGACATAATGCCAGCTGCTAATTCAAGCATATCTTGAAGCAAGCACATCTGCATATTTCTCGCCAGTGTAACTTAAATTCAGTTAcatccaaaaaataaaaaaggagtgTGCCTGACTCCTTTTTCCTTTATCATTGCCAAGTGTATAATTTTACTTCCAAAGCATAATTTCAGTTGATGGACAAAAAAATCATAGTGCTGCATGCCAGAAGTACCCATTACCCAAATGTATTGATTTGCAACCCACTCAGTGCCAGTAAAGCAGAAGATCTCTAGTGAGAGGTTTGACCTCTTCCAAGATTGTGCAATTTTTTCATCTACACCCTTTTCCCATTAAGAAAGAAGTGATTAGAGAATCATTTGCTTTAGAGAGGAACATGACGGCCTTTCCGACCTGACTCTTCAGCCTTGGTGACTGCTGGAGTATACGCTTTTGGAAAGAAACAAGCtattaaaatcacaaaatacAGAACACAGCAATCTAAAGCTAATAAACAGTAACATTAATTTACATACAGCTGGGGGGTGCAGGAATCCTGGATGAGCGCAGTCGACTGCTGTACTTCTATGGAAAAGAGTTACAGAAAAAGTAGTAGAAGTCGGTCAGTGTTGCCCAAATTTTCAGCTCATTCATGAAGATGCTAGGTCTGGCTGTGTACAATAGATGTTATTACAGCCTCACTATTTCACCTCAGGCTAGAGTTAAACCCAGCAGAACCCCAAAGATAAGCGACGctgtatttcatattttgatTAACTTGTGGATTATTTTCTCCACTAATCAATTAGtcgtttggtctataaaactcataaaatagtgaaaaaagtCAATCACAGTTTCCAAAATCCTAAGGTGCAACCTAAAATGTCCCAACCTACAGTCCTTCAGTTAGTTTATCATCATACAAGACTAATCCAAAAACAAAATTCCCATTCAAGGAGGAACAGGAgtgttttacttattttattcaaaagtAAACAATTATTtggtgattaattttctgttcaGCTCTAATTGCCCTGTCCACTTCAATACATCCATGGCATGCTGAAATCATAggaaaacaatataataaactacATTCAACTTTAATTCATAATTCTTTAATTCATAATTTAATGTCATAGCAGATTCAaaacaaggaaggacaggatgtGCAATAGATAGGATATTTGCTTATTGGAAGTAACAAATGTATCAAGTGTACATATCTTTAAACATATCTAGGTGACAGTTACCTTCTCTGGAGCAGGAGTGGGTGCCTCAGCAGCTTCGTTAGCGACAGACTGTATAATGTCCAAAAGCTCTGGATTGAGTGTACACAACTCGCTCACATCAATCTATAGCACAAAAAACATCAACCCAGGAGAAATGAGAAAACTGCTATGTCCAACATTGCTCCGTAAACTTTAAGGATAtgatacattttgaaatgttttcatgGTAAAAGGCTTCAAAGACACCTGGTTCATATTAAGACTAATgtttcaaaaatattttctgtctttattgaCTTACTGACCTCCTTCCCTTGGCACATGGTTCTCTCTTTCCACTCGACCATCACCGTGGACTTGATGGTATCGACAGATTTCACATAAGCCGGATGAACTCGGCCTGGTTTTACAATAAAGACAAACGGATAGTCACACTTTGATAACGTTACATTTGCAGCTTAAACATAGCAAAGAAGGCAAACATCAACTCACCATCACTGCGGCTAATCTGTACAGAGTGTCCAACTAAATATCTGCACAGATCCGACTCCATTTTAGCTTCTTGTTGCTTTTCTGTGACGGAACAAATTAATTTTCAGGTGTCGTTAACAAgctaacagtaaaactaatcaaTTCTCGCCGATAACCGATAAATTATGACCGAACCATCATCgtacttttcctttttgtttacctgtgtatttttctttactCTGACAACCGATAAAATCAAACTCACCTAACAAATTCAAAGCAAACGCCGCCCAAGATTTAAATTGTGATTTCCGGGTGTTGAAGAATCTGATTGGTCGTGTCTTCTTCTACGTCTGTTGATCATGTTTATACCGCCACCGAGTGGACGAGTTCAGGAATGACTTCCGTAATGGAAATGAACTGCAAGATGAACAAAAACTGTCTATCTTTTGGTCATTCGATTTTCTTTTTAGGtgcaaatattgaaaaaaaagcgAGTGGCGATTTGATTTtggttttaaaatacaaaatattaaattgaaatataagctgtttttctttttccttgtcAAAAAGGGATCAGcagaacattttcttttcataggctatttctaaataataataaaaaataaaatcactggcaaaaagaaacaaaaaattaCCCGATTTCTTATATTCTCTGAGACCAGATGTCATCATCAAGACAAGAGCACAATAAAgatcaataaaaaaactaaaacaaaacacgTTTCCTAACCCAACAAACCACTGACTCCCTACAGCTAGTGTTATAGTAGGCTACATTTGATGTGAATTCAGCATTACACTTAAATGCACGTCAGCTTAAACTTCAACTCGCTATCAAAAGGTCTGAATGATCTGTAAACATAAAGTCAATATAGAAACAAAAGAGATTGTCACAGTTTATAGTAAATGACAATTTAACATTACTGGACAGAGCTGAAAAGAGGGACAACATATTTAAGACCAGGAGAGGATCTACCTTTTAACAAACTCCAGTGCCCTTGCAGCTTCCTCTTGGCATTGCAAGTTGAACACGTAGCAGGTGATCAAAAGTACAGCAAGCCCTGTGATGAAGCTTGGTTGCCTTAACAGATTACATGACTTTCAATGCTCATCCAACGTCCAGTCGTGACTATGTCAAAAATGAATATGGGTAACAGGGCTCTACAATGTATTTTTACGTTATTATTAAAAGTGGCATCATCAGATGTGAATAAAGCTCTGCGTGTAAATGCCGGAGAGTGCAGGAAGTGTCCAGTGAGTTCATTTCTCAAAGGCATCTTTgtttacatgtgtatgtgtgagacaAGACCCCTCGAACAGCAGACAGAGTAAATTACAAATCtttcaatttgactttttaatccatggaggttttatatttgtaaaactttcctcgaACCGGGAACAGCAATTTTAATGTCTGTGACGttatcacaatgtaaagtctatgggctGAGCGGGAATCCCCCGGGCAGGGCCAGCAGGGGAAACACTACTGAATATTCATGGTGCTTTCCAGTTGTACTTGGAAGTCAGAATTTCCGAATACCCAGGtggaaatttcaactggaacaCCCCCTGAAGTCGGATCTCCAACTCGGACAGTCGCATGTACCTCACTAGCCccgacctcaaaatccaagatggtagcctcgtgcatcaacagtgtgaaagttgtagtaacatcctgtttattagcagtttggtcttatttgtgtctcattaaatcaattgcacacacaacactgtcCAACTTTTATCTGTGGACGGGTTGCTATGCTGCCTGTTTGTATTTGCAAAATACacagaatgtgtttttatcaactggtattgctatcaGTGGCTAACCTGGGTAGAAgtgcttttcttactttttaaCTGGAAGTTACTGGTGTGATTCCCAGCTCCGACTTCCAGCTTCCGAGGTAAATGTAATGCACTGCTGGCGGCTGGAAGTAAACCTGGAAGCTATAAACTGTTTTTGACAACTTATAGGACTGAATGGTACAGTGTCCAGCtcttattagatagatagatagatagatagatagatagatatacttttattgatcccaaactgggaaattacagtgcagcagcagcattacacacagtgacGATAACAACATATAGTAttagaatataaagaacaaactatacataataaaatagcaaaatagcaatagcaaataaaataaaataaataaaatgtaatgtacaaaagtatATACAACTAATTGACAGTGTTGATTTTAGTGCAATCCATCtaaacatccatccatccatctaaacaaataatttaaataacttATATAATATCTGTGACACCCATGGTTTGATTTCATTACATAATCTTTACTGCTTAAATCAAATCAGTAAAGCGCTGGGTAATGTTACTCACCACACTAAACCTGACCCTTCCTCAAGTTTCAGAAAGATTTGacaaacaaacatttcctgtttttatgtcATCTGGGATGCAATGAGTTTTTATGTATGTGATGTCTTGGCAAGTTGGAAAGGAatatttaaaatcatgtttgtacAGATACAGTGTCAACTCATACAAGTAACTTAGTCATTTACTTGTTATATTCCTGAGACATCCCTGAGAGAGATATGGTTCTGACTAAACTGGATGGTTAATTGTTTGTAGGACCTTTATAAtggaggtggtggtggctgCCATTTGGGAGAGGTGAGTGAAGTTGGTGCACGTGTTTTCACAGGAGCCTGCTGCAAGTTTATTTTAGTATGAGTGTGCTACTTACCACCTTCCTTAACACATGTGATAAAAGTTACTTAAGTGTTAgtactgattattttgtttggGTTTCTTAACCAGCCAGGACACCCTCTTTCATTCAGAACCAGTGAGTTATACTGAATCCTCCATAATTGAATTTGGTTCTGTATCTTCAGCATCATTTCACTGAGAACCGATAACTTGCATCTGGCCTGCAGCATTGGAAATTATTCTATTTATAAATTTAAACATGTTTGCTGTTATTTGTggtctcttttttgttttttcccctctatccatcttttcctcctttgacCCCCCATTGTTCCTTACTGCACTGTTTTATTGcaatgcattgtgttttttgtgttctttGATAATTAACCCTATCTGATTCTTTCCCTTCTTTAACAGACTCCAATTTagagtgggttagggttagggttagggttagggtgattTATTCTGTGATTTATTCATcagatctctttttttctgtgtctacGCTGTAGAATCATCATGAGGAGCAGCCTGTGTGCAGTCATGTTCACTTGTGCCACATGTGAGTACATAAACATTAAcaatttaactgtgtgtgtgtgtgtgtgtgtgtgtgtgtgtgtttgtgtgtgtgtgtatatatatatatatatattcatttctactcttctctctctctcttctctactCCTCCCCTTTTTAGAAAAAAGAGGGataataggaggaggaggaggcagggtaTACCGCCCAATCGACTCTCCTATGACCAAGCCACCATACCACTGAGACTGGGCCCTGAAGGCCTTATGGTGAGTATAATTCCTGGGCCTGTGTGGTGTATGGGACACAggatattactttttttttaaattaaattgatttatttgttttttgcatttccTGGGTTCTTGCTTTGTATGGGacacaggagaacattttaaacagcCAGATGCCATGGATGTCTTGGGGGACCAGGGAGGCAGTGCTTGATATCACAGCTGGCCCCcggtccttcctccccttgGGGTAGCTGGGAAGGCACCGCTCTGACATGGCTGGTCCTGGTTATTCCTGAAGTAGACAGCTGGATTTCCCGGGGGACATTGAGGCAGTGTATATCGCAGCTGGACCTCCCAGGTGGGAAGACATTTAAAGAATCATAGGCTGACATAGCAttcccatctttttttttggccgcACTTTGCCAGAGACGATGGTGGCTTAGACTAAAAAAAGTTTTGAGAGAAAGTATTTTCTCATAcagcataaaaa is a genomic window containing:
- the LOC128368867 gene encoding kinesin-like protein KIF2C produces the protein MFQAPAPVPAPVTKSETSVANLETIQPNLPPPSVLTSSASSNQQRRKNAAKPAPSLPFAREAIKENDEPERIPPFAGRRKSVAPQEFNKGNKRLSCVVKPSDMQTKKGKYGEPSRPNQKFYDMIQEFRETLEITPISTSDIIEPQRICVCVRKRPLNKQEFTKKEIDVVSVPGKGALLVHEPKQKVDLTKYLDNQIFQFDYSFNENATNDQVYKFTAKPLVQSIFEGSMATCFAYGQTGSGKTHTMGGDFTGKQQNSAKGIYALAAQDVFTNINHRRYASLDLSAFVSFFEIYNGKVYDLLNKKAKLRVLEDDRQQVNVVGLEEVYVTKAEDVIKMIQMGSACRTSGQTSANANSSRSHAILQIVLRRKGALHGKFSLIDLAGNERGTDVSSNDRSTLVETAEINQSLLALKECIRSLGKNSDYIPFRMSTLTKVLRDSFIGEKSKTCMIAMVSPSMSSCEYTMNTLRYADRVKELNGNSKAGGVVKSQEPADTSSEEESVDTSVYDAISQVADLEEKVYVELQRANDLVKAMEQTSYNIEAGLPDLVDHSQKLLDTVLALQTAVDQERTARLNH
- the LOC128369640 gene encoding kinesin-like protein KIF2A, whose amino-acid sequence is MESDLCRYLVGHSVQISRSDGRVHPAYVKSVDTIKSTVMVEWKERTMCQGKEIDVSELCTLNPELLDIIQSVANEAAEAPTPAPEKKYSSRLRSSRIPAPPSSYTPAVTKAEESGRKGRHVPL